In Mesorhizobium sp. 113-3-3, a genomic segment contains:
- the ppdK gene encoding pyruvate, phosphate dikinase translates to MTKWVFTFGDGAAEGRAGDKNLLGGKGANLAEMCSLGLPVPPGFTITTEVCNAYYANGRAYPAGLEADVAVALDQIGRLTGRRFGDPSKLLLVSVRSGARASMPGMMDTVLNLGLNDETVEALATDSGDARFAYDSYRRFIQMYSDVVMGLDHEVFEEILEDQKASLGHELDTELTAIEWQGVIALYKAKVEEELGRPFPQDPQEQLWGAIGAVFSSWMNNRAITYRRLHDIPESWGTAVNVQAMVFGNMGETSATGVAFTRNPSTGEKQLYGEFLVNAQGEDVVAGIRTPQNITEAARIAAGSDKPSLQKLMPDAFQSFVTISDSLEKHYRDMQDLEFTIERGKLWMLQTRSGKRTAKAALKIAVEMARDGLITKEEAVARIDPASLDQLLHPTIDPKAARDVIGVGLPASPGAATGEIVFSSGEAEDLKAQGRKAILVRIETSPEDIHGMHAAEGILTTRGGMTSHAAVVARGMGKPCVSGAGSLRVDYKAGTLLSMGQTFRKGDIITIDGGNGQVLKGAVAMLQPELSGDFAAIMEWADAVRRMKVRTNAETPLDARMARSFGAEGIGLCRTEHMFFDGARIVAMREMILADTEKDRRAALAKLLPMQRSDFLELFEIMAGLPVTIRLLDPPLHEFLPKTEAEIAEVAAVMNVSPDKLRQRTEALHEFNPMLGHRGCRLAVSYPEIAEMQARAIFEAAVVAGQKAGALVVPEIMVPLVGLVKELDYVKARIDAVAKSVMEESGVKIDYLTGTMIELPRAAIRAHVIAESAEFFSFGTNDLTQTTFGISRDDAASFLETYRQKGIIEQDPFVSLDIDGVGELVRMAAQKGRATRPDIKLGICGEHGGDPASIRFCEEVGLDYVSCSPYRVPIARLAAAQAAVQLAKTGRG, encoded by the coding sequence ATGACCAAATGGGTTTTCACCTTTGGCGACGGTGCGGCGGAAGGCCGTGCCGGCGACAAGAATCTGCTGGGCGGCAAGGGCGCCAACCTGGCCGAGATGTGCAGCCTGGGCCTGCCGGTGCCGCCGGGCTTCACCATCACCACCGAGGTCTGCAATGCCTACTATGCCAATGGCCGCGCCTATCCGGCGGGGTTGGAAGCCGATGTCGCGGTCGCGCTCGATCAGATCGGCCGGCTGACCGGCCGCCGGTTCGGCGATCCGTCGAAGCTGCTCTTGGTGTCGGTGCGCTCCGGAGCCCGCGCCTCGATGCCGGGCATGATGGACACCGTGCTCAATCTTGGCCTCAACGACGAGACGGTCGAGGCGCTGGCCACCGATTCCGGCGATGCGCGCTTTGCCTATGACAGCTACCGCCGCTTCATCCAGATGTATTCCGATGTCGTCATGGGCCTCGACCACGAGGTGTTCGAGGAGATCCTCGAAGACCAGAAGGCCAGCCTCGGCCACGAGCTCGACACCGAGCTGACGGCCATCGAATGGCAAGGCGTGATCGCGCTCTACAAGGCCAAGGTCGAGGAAGAACTCGGCAGGCCGTTCCCGCAGGATCCGCAGGAGCAGCTCTGGGGCGCCATCGGCGCGGTGTTCTCGAGCTGGATGAACAACCGCGCCATCACCTATCGGCGCCTGCACGACATTCCCGAAAGCTGGGGCACGGCGGTCAACGTCCAGGCCATGGTGTTCGGCAATATGGGCGAGACATCGGCCACCGGCGTTGCCTTCACGCGCAACCCGTCGACCGGCGAAAAGCAGCTCTATGGCGAGTTCCTGGTGAACGCGCAGGGCGAGGATGTCGTCGCCGGCATCCGCACGCCGCAGAACATCACCGAGGCCGCCCGTATCGCCGCGGGCTCCGACAAGCCGTCGCTGCAGAAGCTGATGCCGGATGCCTTCCAGTCCTTCGTCACCATCTCCGACAGTCTGGAAAAGCACTATCGCGACATGCAGGACCTCGAATTCACCATCGAGCGCGGCAAGTTGTGGATGCTGCAGACCCGGTCGGGCAAGCGCACCGCCAAGGCGGCGCTGAAGATTGCCGTCGAAATGGCAAGGGACGGCCTGATCACGAAGGAGGAAGCCGTCGCCCGCATCGATCCGGCCTCGCTCGACCAATTGCTGCACCCGACCATCGACCCGAAGGCCGCGCGCGATGTCATCGGCGTCGGCCTGCCGGCGTCGCCTGGCGCTGCCACCGGCGAGATTGTCTTTTCCTCCGGTGAGGCCGAGGATCTGAAAGCCCAGGGCCGCAAGGCGATCCTGGTGCGCATCGAGACCAGCCCCGAGGACATCCACGGCATGCATGCGGCCGAGGGCATCCTGACCACGCGCGGCGGCATGACCAGCCATGCCGCAGTCGTCGCGCGCGGCATGGGCAAGCCTTGCGTGTCGGGCGCCGGCTCGCTGCGCGTCGACTACAAGGCCGGCACGCTGCTCTCGATGGGGCAGACCTTCCGCAAGGGCGACATCATCACCATCGACGGCGGCAACGGCCAGGTGCTGAAGGGCGCCGTGGCGATGCTGCAGCCTGAACTGTCCGGTGATTTCGCCGCCATCATGGAATGGGCCGACGCCGTGCGCCGCATGAAGGTGCGCACCAACGCTGAAACCCCGCTCGATGCCCGCATGGCGCGCTCTTTCGGCGCCGAGGGCATCGGGCTTTGCCGCACCGAGCACATGTTCTTCGACGGCGCCCGCATCGTCGCCATGCGCGAGATGATCCTGGCCGATACCGAAAAGGACCGGCGCGCCGCCCTCGCGAAGCTTCTGCCCATGCAGCGCTCGGATTTCCTGGAACTGTTCGAGATCATGGCCGGCTTGCCGGTGACGATCCGCCTGCTCGATCCGCCGCTGCACGAATTCCTGCCCAAGACCGAGGCCGAAATCGCCGAGGTCGCGGCCGTCATGAATGTATCGCCCGACAAGCTCAGGCAGCGCACCGAGGCCCTGCACGAATTCAACCCGATGCTCGGCCATCGCGGCTGCCGTCTCGCCGTCTCCTATCCCGAGATCGCCGAGATGCAGGCGCGCGCCATTTTCGAGGCGGCTGTAGTAGCCGGTCAGAAAGCCGGTGCGTTGGTAGTGCCCGAGATTATGGTGCCGCTGGTTGGCCTGGTGAAGGAACTCGACTATGTGAAGGCGCGCATCGATGCGGTCGCCAAGAGCGTCATGGAAGAGAGCGGCGTCAAGATCGATTACCTCACCGGCACGATGATCGAACTGCCACGCGCGGCGATCCGTGCCCATGTGATCGCCGAATCCGCCGAGTTCTTCTCCTTCGGCACCAACGATCTCACCCAGACCACGTTCGGCATCTCGCGCGACGATGCGGCCTCGTTCCTGGAGACCTACCGCCAGAAAGGCATCATCGAGCAGGATCCCTTCGTCTCGCTCGACATCGATGGCGTCGGCGAACTGGTGCGCATGGCCGCGCAAAAGGGCAGGGCGACGCGGCCGGACATCAAGCTCGGCATCTGCGGCGAGCATGGCGGCGACCCGGCATCGATCCGCTTCTGCGAGGAAGTCGGGCTCGACTACGTGTCGTGCTCGCCCTATCGCGTGCCGATCGCCAGGCTGGCGGCGGCGCAGGCCGCGGTGCAACTGGCGAAAACCGGGCGCGGATAG
- a CDS encoding MBL fold metallo-hydrolase — protein MALKFDTSFDPHYGQGVNVAPDVQRVTVRNPSPFTFHGTNSYVVGRDTLAVIDPGPEDEAHLQTLLGVIAGRPVSHIFVSHTHRDHSPLAARLKESTGALLMAEGPHRPARPLHIGETNALDASADTAFAPDIALPDGALVAGDGWMIRTVLTPGHTANHAVFALEGTGILFSADHVMAWATSIVAPPDGAMADYMASLDRLIERDDRLLLPGHGGPVTKPRAFMRGLKTHRKMRERAILERLRAGDRTVPDMVKAIYRDTDPRLHGAAGLSVLAHLEDLVARGTVSTDAAPAIDGIFTPAP, from the coding sequence ATGGCGCTCAAATTCGATACCAGCTTCGATCCGCACTACGGCCAGGGCGTGAACGTGGCACCGGACGTGCAGCGCGTCACCGTCCGGAACCCCAGCCCCTTCACCTTTCATGGCACCAACAGCTATGTCGTCGGGCGCGACACGCTGGCGGTGATCGATCCCGGGCCGGAAGACGAGGCGCATCTTCAGACCTTGCTCGGCGTGATCGCCGGCAGGCCGGTCAGCCATATCTTCGTCAGCCATACGCATCGCGACCATTCCCCGCTGGCGGCCCGGCTGAAGGAAAGCACCGGCGCGTTGCTGATGGCGGAAGGGCCGCACCGGCCGGCAAGGCCGCTGCATATCGGCGAGACCAATGCGCTCGACGCCAGCGCCGACACCGCCTTCGCTCCCGACATCGCACTGCCGGACGGTGCGCTGGTCGCCGGCGACGGCTGGATGATCCGCACGGTCCTGACCCCCGGCCACACCGCCAATCATGCGGTGTTCGCGCTGGAAGGAACCGGCATCCTGTTTTCGGCAGATCATGTCATGGCGTGGGCGACGTCGATTGTCGCGCCGCCGGACGGGGCGATGGCCGACTACATGGCATCGCTGGACCGGCTGATCGAGCGCGACGACCGCCTGCTGCTTCCTGGCCATGGCGGGCCGGTGACGAAGCCGCGCGCTTTCATGCGCGGACTGAAGACCCATCGCAAGATGCGCGAGCGGGCCATATTGGAGCGGCTCCGAGCCGGGGACCGGACGGTTCCCGATATGGTCAAGGCAATCTACAGGGATACCGATCCCCGGCTGCATGGCGCCGCGGGACTGTCGGTGCTTGCCCATCTCGAGGACCTGGTGGCGCGCGGCACGGTATCGACCGACGCCGCCCCCGCCATCGACGGCATTTTCACGCCGGCCCCGTAG
- a CDS encoding DUF1499 domain-containing protein — MVSIPERRTSKAAGWSRRTAAFSMVLLLTDFVGHRFDLVETPVFLWVLGIVALLAALALLFAAFAFSRLWKFGDRGGRDLTVGALLALLVLVPYGVAAYWATIYPPLRDISTDFDEPPALDVSERTKDMNVLSPSTPGEQRLQADSYPLVTARSYDLPFETIVNAVETVLDRRSWDLSEPYPDLAGQSDVTITAVAKGFVLGLPADVAIRVTDDGDSVIVDMRSASRYGRYDLGDNAQRITDFLAELDQEVAGQVGAAPAE; from the coding sequence ATGGTTAGCATTCCCGAACGGCGAACGTCGAAGGCTGCCGGCTGGTCGCGGCGCACGGCCGCATTTTCAATGGTGCTTCTGCTGACCGACTTCGTCGGCCACCGCTTCGATCTCGTCGAAACGCCGGTGTTCCTGTGGGTGCTCGGCATCGTCGCGCTGCTGGCGGCGCTGGCGCTGCTGTTCGCCGCCTTTGCCTTTTCGAGACTGTGGAAGTTCGGTGACCGGGGCGGCCGCGACCTGACCGTCGGCGCCTTGCTGGCACTGCTGGTGCTGGTCCCCTATGGCGTCGCCGCCTACTGGGCGACGATCTATCCGCCGCTCCGGGACATCTCGACCGATTTCGACGAGCCGCCCGCGCTCGACGTCAGCGAGCGCACAAAGGACATGAATGTGCTGTCCCCATCTACGCCAGGCGAACAGAGGTTGCAGGCCGACAGCTATCCGTTGGTCACCGCGCGCAGCTATGACCTGCCATTCGAGACCATCGTCAATGCCGTCGAAACCGTTCTCGACCGGCGCAGCTGGGATCTTTCCGAACCCTATCCCGACCTTGCCGGGCAAAGCGACGTGACCATCACCGCTGTCGCCAAGGGCTTCGTGCTCGGCCTTCCCGCCGATGTGGCGATCCGCGTGACGGACGATGGCGACAGCGTCATCGTCGACATGCGGTCGGCTTCGCGTTACGGCCGCTACGACCTCGGCGACAATGCCCAGCGCATCACCGACTTCCTGGCGGAACTGGATCAGGAAGTCGCCGGCCAGGTCGGAGCGGCGCCGGCCGAATAG
- a CDS encoding VOC family protein codes for MKLTGKIDYLEMPATGGTLDRLKAFYSSAFAWSFTDYGPTYSAFAEGLDGGFQADAAEAPAKPLPVLYSDDLEETLSAVESAGGTIVKPIFPFPGGRRFHFVDPAGNELAVWGE; via the coding sequence ATGAAACTGACCGGAAAAATCGACTATCTCGAAATGCCGGCGACCGGCGGCACGCTCGATCGGCTGAAGGCTTTCTACAGTTCAGCCTTTGCCTGGTCCTTCACCGACTACGGACCGACCTATTCGGCCTTTGCCGAGGGCCTGGATGGCGGTTTTCAGGCCGATGCCGCGGAAGCACCGGCCAAGCCGCTGCCCGTGCTCTATAGCGACGACCTCGAGGAAACGCTGAGCGCCGTCGAAAGTGCGGGCGGCACGATCGTCAAGCCGATCTTCCCGTTTCCCGGCGGCCGGCGCTTCCACTTCGTCGATCCGGCCGGCAATGAACTGGCTGTCTGGGGTGAGTAG
- the rffA gene encoding dTDP-4-amino-4,6-dideoxygalactose transaminase, producing MTVSDSLNKPLRTAGSLPVAFNRLHLTGREMLYIAEARVAQHMSGDGAFTKRCHAWIEEHVGCAKALLTHSCTAALEMSALLLDIAPGDEIIMPSYTFTSTANAFVLRGGVPVFVDIREDTLNLDERLIEAAITPRTRAIVVVHYAGVACEMDTILDIARRHGLEVVEDAAQGAMSRYKGRPLGSLGDLGTLSFHETKNLISGEGGALLINDPELSQRAEIIREKGTDRSRFFRGEVDKYTWQDVGSSYLPSDLLAAFLLAQLEDAESITAERLRVWDRYHELLAPLEQAGLLRRPIVPAECEHNAHLYYVLLPEGVDRRGVLARLRENGIDAIFHYVPLHDAPAGRRYCRTHGDLRVTTEAAARLIRLPLWYGLSLAAQEGVAAVLGAGHH from the coding sequence ATGACAGTGTCCGATTCTTTGAACAAGCCTTTGCGGACTGCAGGGTCGCTGCCTGTTGCATTCAATCGCCTGCACTTGACCGGGCGGGAGATGCTCTACATCGCGGAGGCGCGGGTCGCCCAGCACATGTCCGGTGACGGGGCGTTCACCAAGCGCTGCCATGCCTGGATCGAGGAGCATGTCGGGTGTGCCAAGGCGCTTCTGACCCATTCATGCACGGCGGCGCTGGAGATGTCGGCTCTCCTCCTGGATATCGCTCCCGGCGACGAAATCATCATGCCGTCCTACACCTTCACATCGACGGCAAACGCGTTTGTGCTGCGGGGCGGCGTACCCGTATTCGTCGACATAAGGGAAGATACGCTCAATCTCGACGAGCGCCTGATAGAGGCCGCGATTACCCCGAGGACACGGGCGATCGTGGTGGTCCACTACGCCGGCGTGGCCTGCGAGATGGACACCATTCTTGATATAGCGCGCCGGCACGGCCTCGAGGTCGTCGAAGATGCCGCCCAGGGTGCGATGTCACGCTACAAGGGGCGGCCGCTCGGCAGTCTCGGCGATCTGGGGACGCTGAGCTTCCACGAGACCAAGAACCTGATTTCGGGTGAGGGCGGGGCGCTGCTGATCAATGACCCCGAGCTCAGCCAACGGGCCGAGATCATCCGTGAAAAGGGAACCGACCGCAGCCGGTTCTTCCGCGGCGAGGTGGACAAATACACCTGGCAGGACGTCGGCTCCTCCTATCTTCCCAGCGATTTGCTGGCGGCATTCCTGCTCGCCCAGCTCGAAGATGCCGAATCGATTACCGCCGAGCGCTTGCGGGTATGGGACCGCTATCACGAGTTGCTGGCGCCGCTGGAGCAGGCCGGGCTGCTTCGTCGCCCGATTGTCCCGGCCGAATGCGAACACAATGCACATCTCTACTACGTGCTGTTGCCTGAGGGCGTTGACAGGCGTGGCGTGCTGGCCCGTCTTCGCGAAAACGGTATCGACGCCATTTTCCACTATGTTCCGCTGCACGACGCGCCTGCCGGCCGACGCTATTGCAGAACACACGGCGACCTGCGGGTCACCACCGAAGCCGCCGCGCGGCTGATCAGGCTGCCGCTATGGTATGGGCTCAGTCTCGCCGCCCAGGAGGGCGTGGCCGCGGTGCTTGGCGCCGGTCACCACTGA
- a CDS encoding glycosyltransferase family 2 protein: protein MKLSVVSTLYKSEPHIAEFCDRVSAAARRLVGDDFEIILVNDGSPDGSLDLAVARSAIDRHVTVIDLSRNFGHHKAIMTGLAHAKGDRVFLIDSDLEEEPEWLLPFADQMSDRKLDVVYGVQESRRGGSFERWTGAIFFSVNDWLSDFHLPRNLVIARLMTRAYVAALVSHQDHEFIIAHLFQLTGFRQDSQLVVKHALSPTTYSISRRIQMAIRYLMTTSTKILYLILYFGLTISILSVLTMAFYLIRYAVHGIGVSGFTSIIISIWFFGGMTMLVLGLLSVYIANILSETKRRPYTIIRDIHRGGATGIEGQADGVATAEDRSSLRSERARD from the coding sequence ATGAAGCTTTCCGTCGTCAGCACGCTCTACAAGTCAGAGCCCCATATCGCCGAGTTTTGCGACCGGGTCTCTGCCGCCGCGCGCCGCCTGGTCGGGGACGACTTCGAGATCATCCTCGTCAATGACGGCTCTCCCGATGGCAGCCTGGATCTGGCCGTCGCGCGCAGCGCGATTGACCGGCACGTGACCGTTATCGACCTGTCGCGGAACTTCGGCCACCACAAGGCGATCATGACCGGGCTGGCGCATGCCAAGGGCGATCGGGTGTTCCTCATCGACAGCGATCTCGAGGAAGAGCCCGAGTGGCTGCTGCCCTTTGCCGACCAGATGTCGGACCGTAAGCTCGATGTGGTCTATGGGGTGCAGGAATCTCGCCGTGGCGGCTCATTTGAACGATGGACCGGTGCGATATTCTTCTCAGTCAATGACTGGCTGAGCGACTTCCATCTGCCGCGCAATCTGGTGATCGCGCGGCTCATGACGCGCGCCTACGTCGCCGCGCTCGTCAGCCACCAGGATCACGAGTTTATCATCGCCCATCTGTTCCAGCTGACCGGTTTCCGGCAAGATTCACAACTCGTCGTCAAGCACGCTTTGTCGCCAACGACATATTCGATCAGCCGCCGCATTCAAATGGCGATTCGCTATTTGATGACGACGTCAACCAAAATTCTTTACCTGATACTGTATTTCGGGTTAACCATTTCAATTCTATCCGTTCTTACTATGGCTTTTTATCTTATAAGATATGCAGTCCACGGCATAGGCGTTAGCGGGTTTACTTCCATAATCATTTCGATTTGGTTCTTTGGCGGCATGACGATGCTTGTCCTTGGCCTTCTCAGCGTCTACATCGCCAACATACTGTCCGAAACCAAACGCCGTCCGTACACGATCATCCGAGATATCCATCGCGGCGGCGCGACGGGCATCGAGGGGCAAGCCGATGGTGTTGCCACTGCGGAAGACCGGTCATCCCTCAGGTCGGAGAGGGCTCGCGACTAG
- a CDS encoding DUF427 domain-containing protein, with amino-acid sequence MDKIANPAPGFQRNPDKIITIEPYVGTVTVRAGDTVIALSTKAKVLSEAPYSPVFYIPFADIDFAKLSSTQHSTHCPYKGDASYWSVVPAGETGQNAMWAYERPFDEMTEIRDHGAFYASKVTVEATPG; translated from the coding sequence ATGGACAAGATCGCCAACCCGGCACCCGGCTTCCAGCGCAACCCCGACAAGATCATCACCATCGAACCCTATGTCGGCACCGTTACGGTGCGCGCCGGCGATACGGTCATCGCGCTGTCCACCAAGGCCAAGGTGCTGAGCGAAGCGCCCTATTCTCCTGTCTTCTACATTCCGTTCGCCGACATCGATTTCGCCAAACTCAGCAGCACGCAGCACTCGACCCATTGCCCCTACAAGGGCGATGCCAGCTATTGGAGCGTGGTGCCTGCCGGCGAAACCGGTCAGAATGCGATGTGGGCCTACGAGCGGCCTTTCGACGAGATGACCGAAATCCGCGACCACGGCGCGTTCTACGCCAGCAAGGTGACAGTCGAAGCCACGCCGGGTTGA
- a CDS encoding WbqC family protein: MTKRVAILQSNYIPWKGYFDLIASVDEFILYDDMQFTRRDWRNRNKIKTPAGAQWLTVPVVTKGKYLQKILETEIDGADWAQSHWRQLQQNYRRASCFSEIAEWLEPLYISHYTHISELNRCFLAAICGYLGITTAITSSSAYQLNGAKTERLADICTQAGGTVYVSGPSAKDYIVPEVFELKGIDLEWFDYEGYPTYPQLWTGFIHQVSILDLLFNCGKQSPQFMRFVAKRA, translated from the coding sequence ATGACGAAACGTGTGGCCATTCTCCAGTCGAATTATATCCCGTGGAAGGGATATTTCGACCTCATCGCATCGGTCGACGAGTTCATCCTCTACGACGACATGCAATTTACACGGCGCGACTGGCGCAATCGCAACAAGATCAAGACGCCCGCCGGCGCGCAATGGCTGACCGTGCCTGTCGTGACCAAGGGAAAATACCTTCAGAAGATCCTCGAGACCGAGATAGACGGCGCCGACTGGGCTCAATCGCACTGGCGGCAGCTGCAGCAGAACTACCGCCGGGCAAGCTGTTTCTCGGAAATAGCTGAATGGCTGGAGCCGCTCTATATCAGCCACTACACGCATATATCGGAGCTGAACCGCTGCTTTCTCGCGGCAATATGCGGTTATCTGGGGATCACCACGGCCATCACCTCATCCAGCGCGTACCAGCTCAACGGTGCCAAAACCGAGCGGTTGGCTGACATCTGCACCCAGGCGGGAGGGACGGTCTACGTTTCGGGGCCGTCGGCGAAAGACTACATCGTGCCCGAGGTCTTCGAGCTCAAGGGCATCGATCTCGAATGGTTCGACTATGAGGGTTATCCTACCTATCCCCAGCTCTGGACGGGGTTCATACACCAGGTGTCGATCCTCGATCTGCTGTTCAACTGCGGAAAGCAATCGCCTCAGTTCATGCGGTTCGTTGCCAAGAGAGCCTAG
- a CDS encoding polysaccharide deacetylase family protein, producing the protein MRLLQRHLCMIAMSLAAAPSAHAAPLVEPTLHIKPAASGAGRVALTLDACDGHTDTRILSALVENKIPATIFVTGIWLKRNTAAVEIMRAHPDLFELENHGGRHIPAVDTPQRIYGIKSAGSPDAVLAEVESGAAALARTGQPAPKWFRGATAEYSPSAIAMIRKLGFKIAGFSINGDGGSLLGAKEAARRIAAAKDGDVIIAHINQPTHAAGEGVVQGLLALKDKGMTFVRLDDADGTGNHGTTD; encoded by the coding sequence ATGCGTCTGCTGCAAAGACATCTCTGCATGATCGCCATGTCGCTGGCGGCTGCACCCAGCGCTCATGCAGCGCCGCTGGTCGAACCCACGCTGCACATCAAGCCAGCGGCAAGCGGAGCGGGTCGCGTTGCGCTGACGCTTGATGCCTGTGACGGACACACCGATACGCGCATCCTCTCGGCGCTGGTGGAAAACAAGATCCCGGCCACCATTTTCGTCACCGGAATCTGGCTGAAGCGAAATACCGCGGCCGTCGAGATCATGCGGGCGCATCCCGATCTTTTCGAACTGGAAAATCACGGCGGCCGCCACATTCCGGCGGTCGACACGCCGCAGAGGATCTATGGCATAAAGAGCGCCGGCAGCCCGGATGCCGTGCTGGCCGAGGTCGAGTCGGGGGCCGCGGCGCTTGCCAGGACCGGTCAGCCGGCGCCGAAATGGTTCCGCGGCGCCACCGCCGAATACAGCCCTTCGGCGATCGCGATGATCCGCAAGCTCGGCTTCAAGATTGCCGGCTTCTCGATCAATGGCGATGGCGGCTCGCTGCTGGGCGCCAAGGAAGCCGCCAGGCGCATCGCGGCGGCTAAGGACGGCGACGTCATCATCGCCCACATAAACCAGCCGACCCATGCCGCCGGCGAGGGCGTGGTGCAAGGCCTGCTGGCGCTCAAGGACAAGGGCATGACCTTCGTGCGCCTCGACGACGCCGACGGCACCGGCAATCACGGCACCACCGACTGA
- a CDS encoding fatty-acid--CoA ligase, whose amino-acid sequence MLGLMQEWPLLCHKLIDNAERQHGVREIVSRSIEGPIERTTYADIHRRSLKVAQRLERDGYGLGDRIATLAWNTARHLEAWYGIMGVGAIYHTLNPRLFPEQIVWIMNHAEDKAVFVDLTFIPLLEKIAGAVKSLKKVIVLTDKAHMPQTTLPNAVAYEEWLGEVDGDFAWKTFDEGTAAGMCYTSGTTGDPKGVVYSHRSNVLHAMIAAMPDAMGLSSRDTILPVVPMFHANAWGLGQSGPMIGAKLVMPGCKMDGASIYELLDTEKVTFSAAVPTVWMMLLQYLEETGKKLPYLNKVVIGGSSCPRAIMTKFQDNYDVQVIHAWGMTEMSPLGTLCTLKPEYAALEGEARLDVKQKQGFPPFGVEMKVTDDENNPQPWDGKTFGRLKVRGPAVARAYYGGAGVEQFDEDGWFDTGDVAHIDAGGYMQITDRAKDVIKSGGEWISTIDLENLAVGHPDVAEAAAIGVHHSKWGERPLLIVVAKPGKEPTKADILGFMDGKVAKWWMPDDVAFVGEIPHTATGKIQKITLRQQFRDYRLPTD is encoded by the coding sequence ATGCTGGGGCTGATGCAGGAATGGCCGCTGCTGTGCCACAAGCTTATCGACAACGCCGAACGGCAGCACGGGGTGCGCGAGATCGTGTCGCGCTCGATCGAGGGCCCGATCGAGCGTACCACCTATGCCGACATCCATCGTCGTTCTCTCAAGGTCGCCCAGCGGCTGGAGCGGGACGGCTATGGGTTGGGCGACCGCATCGCCACGCTCGCCTGGAACACGGCGCGCCACCTCGAGGCCTGGTACGGCATCATGGGGGTCGGCGCCATCTATCACACGCTCAATCCGCGCCTGTTTCCAGAGCAGATCGTCTGGATCATGAACCATGCCGAGGACAAGGCCGTCTTCGTCGATCTTACCTTCATACCGTTGCTCGAGAAGATCGCCGGCGCCGTCAAATCGCTGAAAAAGGTGATCGTGCTGACCGACAAGGCGCACATGCCGCAGACGACCTTGCCCAATGCCGTCGCCTATGAGGAGTGGCTTGGCGAGGTCGATGGCGATTTCGCCTGGAAGACCTTCGACGAGGGAACCGCCGCCGGCATGTGCTACACATCGGGCACCACGGGCGATCCCAAAGGCGTTGTCTACAGCCACCGCTCGAACGTGCTGCACGCCATGATCGCCGCCATGCCCGACGCGATGGGCCTGTCGTCGCGCGACACGATCCTGCCGGTGGTGCCGATGTTCCATGCCAATGCCTGGGGCCTTGGCCAGAGCGGGCCGATGATCGGCGCCAAGCTGGTCATGCCCGGCTGCAAGATGGACGGCGCCTCGATCTATGAATTGCTCGACACCGAGAAAGTGACCTTCAGTGCCGCCGTGCCGACCGTCTGGATGATGCTGCTGCAATATCTGGAGGAGACCGGCAAGAAGCTTCCCTACCTGAACAAGGTCGTCATCGGCGGCTCGTCCTGCCCGCGTGCGATCATGACGAAGTTCCAGGACAATTACGACGTCCAGGTCATCCATGCCTGGGGCATGACCGAAATGTCGCCGCTGGGCACGCTGTGCACCTTGAAGCCGGAATACGCCGCTCTCGAGGGCGAGGCCCGGCTCGATGTCAAGCAGAAGCAGGGCTTTCCGCCCTTCGGCGTCGAAATGAAGGTGACTGATGACGAGAACAATCCGCAACCCTGGGACGGCAAGACCTTTGGCCGCCTGAAAGTGCGCGGGCCGGCCGTCGCTCGAGCCTATTATGGTGGCGCCGGGGTGGAACAATTCGACGAGGACGGCTGGTTCGACACGGGAGATGTCGCCCACATCGACGCCGGCGGCTACATGCAGATCACCGATCGGGCCAAGGACGTCATCAAGTCCGGCGGCGAATGGATTTCGACCATCGACCTCGAGAATCTGGCCGTCGGCCATCCGGACGTGGCGGAAGCCGCGGCCATCGGCGTCCATCATTCGAAATGGGGCGAGCGGCCCTTGCTAATCGTCGTCGCCAAGCCGGGCAAGGAGCCGACCAAGGCGGATATTCTCGGTTTCATGGATGGCAAGGTGGCCAAGTGGTGGATGCCCGACGATGTCGCCTTCGTCGGCGAAATACCGCATACCGCCACCGGCAAGATCCAGAAGATCACCTTGCGCCAGCAGTTCAGGGACTACCGCTTGCCGACGGATTAA